A genomic window from Glycine max cultivar Williams 82 chromosome 17, Glycine_max_v4.0, whole genome shotgun sequence includes:
- the BMY2 gene encoding beta-amylase — protein MALTLRSSTSFINQKETKVLKTSDNAPAIVSFSKFKPSSSLFRLRAKNSMQEAHHTREKWEKVLAPSVAHSHNDSKRVPVYVMLPLDTVTMGGSLNKPRAMNASLMALKSAGVEGVMVDAWWGLVEKEGPLKYNWEPYAELVQMLQMHGLKLQVVMSFHQCGGNVGDNCSIPLPPWVLEEISKNPELVYTDRSGRRNPEYISLGCDSVPVLNGRTPLQVYSDYMRSFRDKFRDYLGSVIVEIQLGMGPCGELRYPSYPETNGTWRFPGIGEFQCYDKYMKASLAAAAEDIGKKEWGGGGPHDSGQYNQFPEDTGFFKREGTWNTEYGQFFLEWYSGKLLEHGERILVSAKGIFETTGVKLSGKVAGIHWHYRARSHAAELTAGYYNTRNNDGYLPIARMLAKHGVVFNFTCMEMKDREQPDFANCSPEGLVHQVKMATTTARAELAGENALERYDADAYAQVLSTSKSESGSGLAAFTYLRMNKRLFEADNWRHLVDFVRSMSEGGRRERLPAADSHGSDLYVGHIKATQEKHTQEAALV, from the exons ATGGCTCTAACACTTCGTTCTTCAACTTCTTTTATTAATCAGAAGGAAACCAAAGTCCTCAAAACTTCTGACAATGCCCCTGCAATAGttagtttttcaaaattcaagccATCATCATCATTGTTCCGGCTCCGGGCAAAAAATTCCATGCAAGAAGCTCATCACACTCGTGAGAAATGGGAGAAGGTGCTGGCTCCGTCGGTCGCACATAGCCACAATGATTCAAAGAGAGTACCTGTGTATGTGATGTTGCCATTAGACACAGTAACAATGGGAGGAAGCTTGAACAAGCCCAGAGCGATGAATGCGAGTTTGATGGCCCTGAAGAGTGCAGGGGTTGAAGGTGTAATGGTGGATGCTTGGTGGGGTTTGGTGGAGAAAGAAGGGCCTTTGAAGTACAACTGGGAACCCTATGCTGAACTTGTGCAGATGCTGCAAATGCATGGCTTGAAGCTTCAAGTTGTTATGTCTTTCCATCAGTGTGGGGGAAATGTTGGAGACAATTGCAG caTTCCTCTACCACCATGGGTGTTGGAAGAAATCAGCAAGAACCCTGAGCTGGTTTACACAGACAGATCAGGGAGGAGGAATCCTGAGTACATCTCCTTGGGCTGTGATTCGGTTCCTGTTCTAAATGGAAGAACTCCTCTCCAAGTGTACTCTGACTACATGAGAAGCTTTCGTGACAAATTCAGAGATTACTTGGGCAGTGTTATCGTG GAAATACAATTGGGAATGGGTCCTTGTGGAGAGCTCAGATATCCATCTTATCCAGAAACCAATGGAACTTGGAGGTTTCCCGGAATTGGAGAATTCCAATGTTATGACAag TATATGAAAGCATCCTTGGCAGCAGCAGCCGAAGACATTGGAAAGAAAGAATGGGGAGGAGGTGGACCCCATGACTCAGGCCAGTACAATCAATTTCCTGAGGATACTGGATTTTTCAAAAGGGAAGGAACATGGAACACTGAATATGGACAGTTCTTTCTGGAATGGTACTCCGGTAAATTGCTGGAACACGGTGAGAGGATCCTTGTATCTGCCAAAGGAATATTTGAAACAACTGGGGTGAAACTATCAGGGAAAGTTGCAGGAATCCACTGGCATTACAGAGCAAGATCTCACGCAGCTGAACTAACCGCTGGCTACTACAACACACGAAATAACGATGGATATCTGCCTATAGCAAGGATGCTCGCAAAACATGGAGTTGTCTTCAATTTCACCTGCATGGAAATGAAGGACAGAGAGCAGCCAGACTTTGCAAACTGCTCACCTGAAGGGTTAGTTCACCAGGTGAAGATGGCAACAACAACAGCTAGAGCAGAGCTTGCGGGGGAAAATGCATTGGAGAGATATGATGCAGATGCATATGCTCAAGTTTTATCAACAAGTAAGTCAGAATCCGGCAGTGGATTGGCTGCATTCACATATCTAAGAATGAACAAGAGGTTGTTTGAAGCTGACAACTGGCGGCACCTAGTGGATTTCGTAAGAAGCATGTCTGAGGGTGGTCGGAGAGAGAGACTTCCGGCAGCTGATTCCCATGGGAGTGATCTTTATGTTGGGCACATCAAAGCAACACAGGAAAAGCACACACAAGAGGCTGCTCTTGTGTAA